The following are encoded together in the Desulfococcus multivorans genome:
- a CDS encoding HU family DNA-binding protein — translation MNKLELTHTLKEKAGLTKAEAARVVEIFFDAMGDALANEDRVEIRGLCSFHVKEYRSYIGRNPKTGEKVGIAPKKLPFFKCGKELKDRVDQK, via the coding sequence ATGAACAAACTTGAATTGACCCATACGCTGAAAGAGAAAGCCGGGCTCACCAAGGCCGAGGCCGCCAGGGTGGTGGAGATCTTCTTTGATGCCATGGGTGACGCCCTGGCGAATGAGGATCGGGTGGAGATACGGGGGCTGTGTTCGTTCCATGTCAAGGAATACAGGAGCTATATCGGCAGGAACCCCAAGACCGGCGAGAAGGTCGGGATAGCGCCCAAGAAGCTGCCGTTCTTCAAATGCGGGAAGGAGCTGAAGGATCGGGTGGATCAGAAGTGA
- a CDS encoding helix-turn-helix domain-containing protein produces the protein MIKQIEIAKIMGVHESFVSRIFSAQKRPSWRRAKQLAEITGTDPVLWLEGSADEIRAALSKTSTGANAKG, from the coding sequence ATGATCAAACAGATAGAAATAGCCAAGATAATGGGAGTCCACGAATCTTTTGTGTCGAGGATATTTTCGGCACAAAAACGGCCGTCATGGCGGAGGGCAAAACAACTTGCCGAGATTACAGGAACAGACCCCGTCCTCTGGCTCGAAGGATCAGCGGATGAAATACGGGCCGCCCTCAGTAAAACATCAACCGGTGCAAACGCGAAAGGGTAA
- a CDS encoding XRE family transcriptional regulator produces MYTIEDLHKYFVAAMKDKLQSRWGGLQKQMAIDLGVTDGHISRILAGKKTASSNLQKKTAEACGMSLADIIDHGRRILEGIPTEDAKPLQPRPFQIVVNGTYDKEILENAKETYRGIPLYESGRLAAGSNGLYFNDNEVPESEVIVYRPELGHRSGHKLAAVRVGGSSMNPTIPEKSIIVVDRDDREFANGKIFCVNDPDDTGQYVSAVKRVQRWEKGFVLISDNPDFPPKVTGLDWLDLCVGRVIWMWRNTEEL; encoded by the coding sequence ATGTACACGATTGAGGATTTGCACAAATATTTTGTGGCCGCCATGAAAGACAAACTCCAATCAAGATGGGGCGGTCTGCAGAAGCAGATGGCTATTGACCTGGGTGTGACAGATGGCCACATAAGCCGTATTTTGGCGGGCAAAAAAACCGCGTCATCAAATCTTCAAAAGAAAACCGCCGAAGCATGCGGGATGTCACTTGCCGATATTATCGACCACGGTCGCCGCATCCTCGAAGGAATCCCCACCGAAGATGCAAAGCCGCTCCAACCCCGCCCCTTCCAAATCGTAGTCAACGGCACCTACGACAAAGAAATCCTCGAAAACGCCAAAGAGACTTACCGCGGCATCCCTCTTTATGAATCCGGCCGTTTGGCCGCCGGATCGAACGGCCTCTATTTCAACGACAACGAAGTTCCGGAAAGCGAAGTGATCGTTTACCGACCGGAGCTGGGACACCGCTCCGGCCACAAACTCGCAGCGGTGCGCGTCGGCGGCAGCAGCATGAATCCCACAATCCCGGAGAAATCCATTATCGTTGTGGATCGAGATGACAGGGAGTTCGCGAACGGCAAGATCTTTTGCGTCAACGACCCGGACGACACCGGCCAGTACGTTTCCGCGGTGAAGCGGGTTCAGCGGTGGGAAAAAGGATTTGTCCTGATCAGCGACAACCCGGATTTTCCGCCGAAGGTCACAGGCCTCGACTGGCTCGACCTGTGCGTCGGCAGGGTGATATGGATGTGGAGGAATACGGAAGAGCTTTAG
- a CDS encoding type I restriction enzyme HsdR N-terminal domain-containing protein, whose translation MWTKCSNGECGFQFKVNENKFGQFINCKKCGNEFRATFSTDPPPTVNVIDEAEREKVPPDPKDTRKRTSPKEIMARQIDEIKQNIKEHIPMLDASLANKDNESDTRLILDRILQDVLNYRIEDIKTEQKIQGRKADYVLSVNGDDVMVIEAKRVTMGLSDKQIFQASSYGAYSGIRWALLTNAAVWQLYRISMSEKIETDLVFSIDLRDGLDEQEAQYFYLISKDGMSRKGLLENLWQRMSALCYENILTAIFTDGVISKIRATLTKDTGCRLTNDEVRDALEKRVFQIA comes from the coding sequence ATGTGGACAAAGTGTTCAAATGGCGAATGTGGATTCCAGTTCAAGGTGAATGAAAACAAGTTCGGGCAGTTCATCAATTGTAAAAAATGTGGCAATGAATTCAGAGCCACATTCAGTACAGACCCTCCTCCTACTGTAAACGTCATAGATGAAGCAGAGAGAGAAAAGGTTCCACCTGATCCTAAGGATACAAGGAAACGGACTTCGCCAAAGGAAATAATGGCCAGACAGATTGATGAGATTAAGCAAAATATTAAAGAACACATCCCAATGCTTGATGCTTCATTGGCCAACAAAGATAATGAAAGTGATACCCGGCTGATACTGGATAGAATACTTCAAGATGTCCTTAATTATAGAATAGAGGACATCAAGACCGAGCAAAAAATCCAAGGACGCAAGGCGGATTACGTTTTGTCCGTCAATGGCGATGATGTGATGGTAATCGAAGCCAAAAGAGTGACAATGGGTTTAAGCGATAAACAAATTTTTCAGGCATCGTCATACGGTGCCTATTCCGGTATCAGATGGGCACTGCTCACCAATGCCGCCGTATGGCAACTCTATCGAATATCAATGAGTGAAAAAATCGAGACCGACCTGGTATTTTCGATTGATCTCAGAGACGGTCTGGATGAACAGGAAGCGCAATATTTCTATCTAATCTCAAAAGATGGAATGAGCAGAAAAGGACTGCTGGAAAATCTATGGCAGAGGATGAGCGCTCTCTGCTACGAAAACATCCTGACCGCAATCTTCACCGATGGAGTGATTTCCAAAATAAGGGCAACCCTAACCAAGGATACCGGATGTCGCCTAACAAACGATGAGGTTAGAGATGCTTTGGAAAAACGAGTCTTTCAAATAGCATAA